In Pelmatolapia mariae isolate MD_Pm_ZW linkage group LG8, Pm_UMD_F_2, whole genome shotgun sequence, one genomic interval encodes:
- the decr2 gene encoding peroxisomal 2,4-dienoyl-CoA reductase [(3E)-enoyl-CoA-producing] isoform X1, whose translation MAESKRKAELLPEDVDTDDCLTSYTYIYSPDLLKDQVAFITGGGSGIGLRIAEIFMRHGCDTAIASRNLDKLNEAAKKLSAVSGRRCLPLCIDVRQPDSIMAAVDEILKEFGRVDILVNNAAGNFLCPATALSFNAFKTVLDIDTLGTFNTSKVVYEKWFKDHGGSIVNISATLGYRGQALQVHAGSAKAANDAMTKHLAVEWGPSGVRVNAVAPGPISGTEGYRRLGGPRGEAVGAFQSIPLQRAGNKTEMAHCTLFLASQASSYTTGAILVADGGAWLTTANDAAMLLGYWSAEQKRDK comes from the exons ATGGCAGAGTCGAAAAGAAAGGCAGAGCTGCTGCCTGAAGATGTTGACACGGATGACTGTCTGACTTCATACACTTACATCTACAGTCCGGATTTACTGAA AGACCAGGTTGCTTTTATCACCGGTGGAGGATCTGGAATCGGTCTGCGCATAGCTGAAATCTTCATGAG GCATGGCTGTGACACAGCGATTGCCAGCAGGAACTTAGACAAGCTCAATGAG GCTGCTAAAAAGCTGTCAGCTGTGTCAGGGCGGCGCTGTCTTCCACTGTGTATCGACGTGAGGCAGCCCGACAGCATCATGGCTGCTGTGGATGAGATCCTGAAAGAGTTTGGCCGTGTGGACATCCTTGTTAACA ATGCTGCTGGGAACTTCCTCTGCCCTGCTACCGCACTCTCCTTCAATGCCTTCAAGACCGTTCTGGATATAGACACGTTGGGTACATTCAACACCAGCAAGGTGGTTTATGAGAAGTGGTTCAAG GATCATGGTGGCAGCATAGTCAACATCTCTGCAACGCTTGGATACAGAGGACAGGCCCTGCAGGTGCACGCTGGCTCTGCCAAAGCAGCAAAtg ATGCCATGACCAAGCACCTGGCTGTGGAGTGGGGGCCCAGTGGAGTGAGAGTCAATGCTGTGGCTCCAGGTCCTATCTCTGGGACAGAGGGCTACCGCAGGCTGG GTGGTCCTAGAGGGGAAGCTGTTGGTGCTTTCCAGTCCATTCCTTTGCAGCGAGCTGGCAACAAGACAGAAATGGCCCACTGCACTCTCTTCCTGGCAAGCCAGGCGTCGTCTTACACGACTGGAGCCATCCTGGTGGCGGATGGCGGGGCCTGGCTGACCACAGCCAACGACGCCGCCATGCTGTTGG GTTATTGGTCAGCTGAACAGAAAAGAGACAAGTAA
- the LOC134633194 gene encoding retinol dehydrogenase 13-like produces the protein MSRYILPVSVFGTVFGCAVLLKDRMTGGRCPSKATINEKTVVITGANTGIGKETARELARRGGRIIMGCRDMDKCEAAAKEIRGKTLNPHVYARRLDLASMKSIREFAERIKQEEPHVDILINNAGVMRCPQWKTEDGFDMQFGVNHLGHFLLTNLLLDKLKESAPSRVINLASLAHIVGKLDFEDLNWEKKKFDTKQAYCQSKLANVLFTRELAKRLQGTGVTVNAVHPGVVATELGRHTGLHQSQFSSSLLSPFFSLLVKSPEHGAQPSVYLAVSDELEGVTGRYYDVMTEKEPAPQALDDEAACRLWEVSSRLVGLEHEGQPSVSNQSAEGQNKAAQTNPAQTLGQNVGPAVSTVGL, from the exons ATGAGCAGATATATTTTACCCGTGTCTGTCTTTGGAACAGTGTTTGGATGCGCTGTTTTACTGAA AGACCGTATGACTGGAGGCCGGTGTCCTAGTAAGGCTACCATTAATGAAAAGACTGTGGTTATAACAGGAGCTAACACAGGCATTGGAAAAGAGACTGCCCGAGAACTGGCCAGAAGAG GTGGTCGGATTATTATGGGATGTCGCGATATGGACAAGTGCGAAGCAGCTGCAAAGGAAATTCGGGGGAAAACCCTGAATCCTCACGTTTATGCACGTCGCCTCGACCTGGCCTCCATGAAGTCAATCCGAGAGTTTGCAGAGAGGATCAAACAAG AGGAGCCGCATGTGGACATACTGATAAACAATGCCGGGGTCATGAGGTGTCCACAGTGGAAGACAGAGGACGGCTTTGACATGCAGTTTGGAGTGAATCACTTAG GCCACTTCTTACTGACGAATCTTCTGCTGGATAAGTTGAAAGAGTCCGCCCCCAGCAGAGTGATCAACCTGGCCTCTCTCGCCCACATTGTTGGAAAGCTTGACTTTGAGGACTTGAACTGGGAGAAAAAGAAGTTTGATACCAAGCAGGCGTACTGTCAGAGCAAGCTTGCCAATGTTCTGTTCACCAGAGAGCTCGCCAAGCGATTACAAG GCACAGGAGTCACAGTGAATGCGGTGCACCCAGGAGTTGTTGCCACGGAGCTCGGGAGGCACACTGGCCTTCACCAATCACAGTTCTCGAGCTCTCTGCTCA GTCCCTTTTTCTCATTGTTGGTGAAAAGCCCAGAGCACGGGGCCCAGCCCAGCGTCTACCTGGCTGTGTCTGACGAGCTGGAGGGGGTGACGGGGCGGTACTATGATGTTATGACCGAAAAGGAACCAGCGCCCCAGGCCCTGGACGATGAGGCAGCTTGTAGGCTGTGGGAGGTCAGCAGCAGGCTGGTGGGTCTGGAGCACGAAGGACAGCCCAGCGTGTCAAACCAATCAGCGGAAGGCCAGAACAAAGCTGCACAGACAAACCCAGCGCAGACACTCGGGCAGAATGTAGGACCAGCTGTCAGCACTGTAGGCCTATAG
- the decr2 gene encoding peroxisomal 2,4-dienoyl-CoA reductase [(3E)-enoyl-CoA-producing] isoform X2 — translation MAESKRKAELLPEDVDTDDCLTSYTYIYSPDLLKDQVAFITGGGSGIGLRIAEIFMRHGCDTAIASRNLDKLNEAAKKLSAVSGRRCLPLCIDVRQPDSIMAAVDEILKEFGRVDILVNNAAGNFLCPATALSFNAFKTVLDIDTLGTFNTSKVVYEKWFKDHGGSIVNISATLGYRGQALQVHAGSAKAANDAMTKHLAVEWGPSGVRVNAVAPGPISGTEGYRRLGGPRGEAVGAFQSIPLQRAGNKTEMAHCTLFLASQASSYTTGAILVADGGAWLTTANDAAMLLGIASSKSAKL, via the exons ATGGCAGAGTCGAAAAGAAAGGCAGAGCTGCTGCCTGAAGATGTTGACACGGATGACTGTCTGACTTCATACACTTACATCTACAGTCCGGATTTACTGAA AGACCAGGTTGCTTTTATCACCGGTGGAGGATCTGGAATCGGTCTGCGCATAGCTGAAATCTTCATGAG GCATGGCTGTGACACAGCGATTGCCAGCAGGAACTTAGACAAGCTCAATGAG GCTGCTAAAAAGCTGTCAGCTGTGTCAGGGCGGCGCTGTCTTCCACTGTGTATCGACGTGAGGCAGCCCGACAGCATCATGGCTGCTGTGGATGAGATCCTGAAAGAGTTTGGCCGTGTGGACATCCTTGTTAACA ATGCTGCTGGGAACTTCCTCTGCCCTGCTACCGCACTCTCCTTCAATGCCTTCAAGACCGTTCTGGATATAGACACGTTGGGTACATTCAACACCAGCAAGGTGGTTTATGAGAAGTGGTTCAAG GATCATGGTGGCAGCATAGTCAACATCTCTGCAACGCTTGGATACAGAGGACAGGCCCTGCAGGTGCACGCTGGCTCTGCCAAAGCAGCAAAtg ATGCCATGACCAAGCACCTGGCTGTGGAGTGGGGGCCCAGTGGAGTGAGAGTCAATGCTGTGGCTCCAGGTCCTATCTCTGGGACAGAGGGCTACCGCAGGCTGG GTGGTCCTAGAGGGGAAGCTGTTGGTGCTTTCCAGTCCATTCCTTTGCAGCGAGCTGGCAACAAGACAGAAATGGCCCACTGCACTCTCTTCCTGGCAAGCCAGGCGTCGTCTTACACGACTGGAGCCATCCTGGTGGCGGATGGCGGGGCCTGGCTGACCACAGCCAACGACGCCGCCATGCTGTTGGGTATAGCTTCCTCTAAATCTGCTAAACTCTGA